From a region of the Notolabrus celidotus isolate fNotCel1 chromosome 14, fNotCel1.pri, whole genome shotgun sequence genome:
- the serpine2 gene encoding glia-derived nexin isoform X2 codes for MKHLSLSLLSTLVILYSHTGVQSQAPTYGERGSDLGIQVFQQVVRSKPLENVVLSPHGVASVLGMLLPGAHGETRKQVLNALRYKKNGPYRMLKKLHKALTAKSNQDAVLIANAMFSQQDFPMEAPFVATNKDNFQCESRSLDFSNPEAAAEEINAWVNNKTKGHIPNLIKADMLDPAMTRLVAVNSIFFKGLWKSRFQPENTKMRPFTGGDGNAYKVPMMSQLSVFNIGVATTPQGLKYKVIELPYHGGSISMLIVLPTEDETPLSRVIPHISTATVHSWTSLMHTRKIRLLIPKFTADAEVDLEAPLSALGITDMFSEAKADFRHISAEPLHVSRALQKAKIIVNEDGTKAAAATAAILQTRSSPPWVTVDRPFLFLIRHNPTGTILFMGQINQP; via the exons atgaagcacctCTCCTTGTCGCTCCTTTCCACACTGGTGATCTTGTACAGCCATACAGGTGTGCAGTCCCAAGCACCCACCTATGGGGAACGGGGCTCAGATCTTGGCATACAGGTGTTTCAGCAAGTAGTCCGCTCCAAGCCTCTGGAGAACGTGGTTCTGTCACCTCATGGAGTAGCTTCTGTCCTTGGGATGTTACTGCCGGGAGCACATGGGGAGACCCGGAAACAGGTCCTCAACGCTCTGCGCTACAAGAAGAACG GTCCGTACAGGATGCTGAAGAAACTGCACAAAGCCTTGACAGCAAAGTCCAACCAGGACGCCGTGCTGATCGCCAACGCCATGTTCAGCCAGCAGGACTTCCCCATGGAGGCACCATTTGTAGCCACCAACAAAGACAACTTCCAGTGTGAGAGCCGTAGCCTGGACTTCAGCAACCCTGAAGCAGCCGCAGAGGAAATCAATGCATGGGTCAACAACAAGACCAAAG GTCACATCCCCAACCTGATCAAAGCCGACATGCTGGACCCAGCTATGACCCGTCTGGTTGCTGTCAACTCGATCTTCTTCAAAGGGTTATGGAAATCCCGCTTCCAGCCCGAGAACACCAAGATGAGGCCCTTCACCGGGGGCGACGGAAACGCATACAAAGTTCCGATGATGTCCCAGCTGTCTGTCTTCAACATCG GTGTAGCCACCACACCTCAGGGCCTGAAGTACAAGGTGATCGAGCTGCCCTATCACGGCGGCTCCATCAGCATGCTGATCGTTCTGCCGACTGAAGATGAAACCCCTCTGTCCCGTGTCATCCCGCACATCAGCACGGCCACGGTGCACAGCTGGACCTCGCTGATGCACACGAGGAAAATCCGCCTGCTCATCCCCAA GTTTACTGCTGATGCCGAGGTGGATCTGGAAGCCCCCCTCTCAGCACTGGGAATAACAGACATGTTCAGTGAGGCGAAAGCTGACTTCAGACACATCA GTGCTGAGCCTCTCCATGTATCCAGGGCTCTGCAGAAAGCCAAAATCATTGTGAATGAAGATGGAACAAAAGCAGCAGCTGCCACAG ctGCCATTTTGCAGACTCGGTCCTCCCCACCCTGGGTCACAGTGGACAGAccattcctcttcctcatcagacATAACCCCACAG